The following coding sequences lie in one Mycobacterium sp. DL440 genomic window:
- a CDS encoding LON peptidase substrate-binding domain-containing protein, protein MTVSPMFPLEVAMLPGQELPLRIFEPRYVAMVGDCMAMSEPSFGAVLISAGREVGGGDRRCDVGARALIVDCQEFGVGKYRLLCVMGERIRVQRWLDDDPYPRAEIELWPDEPGDPADTARISDVEDRMVSLLDRIGEARGTPIRSREIVESAGVDPENRLYALAARLPMGQADRYSLLAAPSEAARVEVLSDAVESVTAMVEFQLSE, encoded by the coding sequence ATGACGGTCTCACCGATGTTTCCCCTCGAAGTGGCGATGCTGCCAGGTCAGGAACTGCCGCTGCGGATCTTCGAACCCCGCTATGTGGCGATGGTGGGCGACTGTATGGCCATGTCGGAGCCGTCTTTCGGGGCGGTGCTGATCTCGGCCGGTCGCGAGGTGGGCGGCGGTGACCGTCGATGCGACGTCGGGGCGCGGGCCTTGATAGTGGACTGCCAGGAGTTCGGGGTCGGCAAGTACCGGCTGTTGTGTGTGATGGGTGAGCGAATTCGGGTGCAGCGCTGGCTCGACGACGATCCGTATCCGCGCGCCGAGATCGAACTCTGGCCCGACGAACCGGGCGACCCGGCGGACACCGCCCGCATCAGCGACGTCGAAGACCGGATGGTGTCGTTGCTCGACCGGATCGGCGAGGCTCGTGGCACACCGATCCGCAGCCGCGAGATCGTGGAGTCCGCCGGCGTCGACCCGGAGAACCGCTTGTACGCCTTGGCGGCTCGGCTACCCATGGGGCAGGCCGACCGCTATTCACTGTTGGCCGCACCGTCGGAGGCCGCCCGCGTCGAGGTGCTCAGCGATGCCGTGGAATCCGTCACCGCAATGGTGGAGTTCCAGCTTTCGGAGTAG
- a CDS encoding alpha/beta fold hydrolase — MASVLTAPDGTDLALETTGTGPPVVFVHGSNGGLDSWADVAQRVTGFQVVRYARRNHPPSAVGASPNSFAVEAADLKCVLRSVTDASGAGAHIVGGSYGATVALHAALADTDHIASLALFEPPLLLSGAHLLPVLERYRRLCTEARYADAVALFAREVACVPSELVEAASFEPESEEIGRITTLSAGADLEAMAHDGRDVDRWGAITVPVLLMQGGLSWPPLPEGMERLAAVLRRARRVVWPDQSHFATAVVPDRVAEALQDFYATV, encoded by the coding sequence ATGGCTTCTGTGCTGACAGCCCCCGACGGTACCGATCTGGCGTTGGAGACGACGGGAACCGGACCTCCGGTGGTTTTCGTGCACGGGTCCAACGGGGGTCTGGATTCCTGGGCCGACGTCGCTCAACGGGTCACTGGTTTCCAGGTCGTGCGGTATGCGCGCCGAAACCACCCGCCGAGCGCAGTTGGCGCCTCGCCCAACAGCTTTGCGGTGGAGGCCGCGGATCTGAAGTGCGTGCTGAGGTCGGTGACCGATGCGTCCGGAGCGGGCGCGCACATCGTCGGTGGTTCCTACGGGGCGACGGTGGCCCTTCATGCCGCGCTGGCCGACACCGATCACATCGCTTCGCTGGCGCTGTTCGAGCCGCCTTTGTTGTTGTCCGGCGCGCACCTGTTGCCGGTCCTGGAGCGCTACCGGCGGTTGTGCACCGAAGCCCGCTATGCGGATGCGGTGGCCCTTTTCGCCCGCGAGGTCGCCTGCGTACCTTCTGAACTGGTGGAGGCGGCCTCGTTCGAGCCCGAAAGCGAAGAAATCGGCCGGATCACTACGCTGTCTGCCGGGGCAGATCTGGAAGCGATGGCCCATGACGGTCGTGACGTCGACCGGTGGGGGGCCATCACCGTGCCGGTGTTGCTCATGCAAGGCGGCCTGAGTTGGCCGCCACTGCCTGAGGGCATGGAGCGCTTGGCCGCGGTACTTCGCCGCGCGCGGCGAGTGGTTTGGCCCGACCAGTCCCACTTCGCCACCGCCGTGGTGCCCGACCGTGTTGCCGAGGCACTGCAGGATTTCTATGCAACGGTGTGA